From a region of the Helianthus annuus cultivar XRQ/B chromosome 5, HanXRQr2.0-SUNRISE, whole genome shotgun sequence genome:
- the LOC110941026 gene encoding uncharacterized protein LOC110941026 → MANVKDMHLLQDGTPPGGFAPVCYARRIQCRYHIPRCFWLYLLGHVPGRQGNNIRRYRSGSLKPILDGTSRIRVPIRVQDCTGIVTLTLFEREVLKLLKVNASQLLDKNLDLTKGIFRLNSMLYSTGSLHSR, encoded by the exons ATGGCGAACGTCAAAGACATGCATCTCCTCCAAGACGGTACCCCTCCTGGTGGTTTCGCTCCGGTCTGCTATGCTCGCCGGATTCAGTGTCGTTACCATATTCCTCGCTGCTTTTGGCTCTATCTCTTGGGGCATGTACCAGGTCGGCAAGGGAATAACATCCGTCG TTACCGAAGTGGGAGTTTAAAACCTATCTTGGATGGCACGAGCAG GATCAGGGTTCCGATACGGGTTCAGGATTGTACAGGGATTGTGACGCTCACCCTATTTGAGCGTGAGGTGCTTAAGCTATTGAAGGTTAACGCGAGTCAGCTGTTGGATAAGAACCTTGAT CTAACGAAGGGAATTTTCCGCCTGAACTCAATGCTCTACTCAACAGGAAGTTTGCATTCAAGATAG
- the LOC118492141 gene encoding uncharacterized protein LOC118492141, with product MFQGRALEWWSNERNIRSNEEAYALPWTKVRELMMLKFCPPHEQLKLEEEFWHLKQIGDDNLAYTTRFKQLSLIVPHLKSSGSKNKRRKSQGSGCNAIVPAANPATKTAAAAAAPITAAPEVKKQYTGSHPKCATCNFHHPANSACRLCTNCNRYGHTTQYCRQTNPTQQAQQAPAQAALPAPPATLQNPRPINGVCACYKCGDTTHLRNQCPQLNQDQQLAARGRAFNLNANQARNDNDVVNGTFLVNNLYASILFDTGADRSFVSVEFESLINCTRSKLPESFSVEVANGKSILVDSILRDCSLTLNDHVFSIDLIPMQLESCRDCLSREVCSSTSSVR from the exons ATGTTTCAAGGCAGAGCGTTGGAATGGTGGTCGAATGAGAGGAACATCCGTTCTAAtgaagaagcctatgctcttccatggaCCAAGGTGCGTGAACTAATGATGCTtaagttctgccctccccatgaacaactgaagcttgaagaagagttttggCACTTGAAGCAGATTGGTGACGATAATCTGGCTTATACTACTCGTTTTAAGCAGCTTAGTTtgatcgttcctcacttg AAGTcaagtggcagcaagaacaagagGCGAAAGTCTCAGGGTTCCGGATGCAATGCTATTGttcctgctgcaaaccctgctactaaaactgctgctgctgctgctgctccaATCACTGCTGCTCCTGAAGTTAAGAAACAGTACACTGGGTCTCACCCCAAGTGTGCGACTTGCAACTTTCATCATCCTGCTAATTCTGCATGTCGTCTGTGCACCAACTGCaatcgctatggtcacacgactcAGTATTGCCGTCAAACTAACCCGACCCAGCAAGCTCAACAAGCCCCAGCTCAGGCAGCTTTACCAGCACCTCCAGCTACCCTGCAGAATCCAAGGCCAATCAATGGTGTTTGTGCATGCTACAAATGTGGAGATACTACTCACCTCCGTAACCagtgtcctcagctgaaccaggaCCAGCAGCtagccgctcgtggacgagcgttcAATCTCAATGCTAATCAGGCTCGTAATGACAATgatgttgtcaatggtacgtttcttgtgaatAACCTTTATGCTTCAATTCTATTCGATACTGGTGCTGATAGAAGCTTTGTGTCCGTGGAATTTGAGTCTTTGATAAACTGTACACGCTCCAAGTTACCTGAGTCGTTCTCTGTTGAGGTCGCCAACGGCAAGTCGATTCTTGTTGATTCTATTTTGCGTGATTGTTCCTTGACTCTCAACGATCACGTCTTTTCTATTGATctaatacccatgcaattgg aatcATGCCGAGATTGCTTGTCACGAGAAGTTTGTTCGTCTACCTCTTCCGTCCGGTGA